The Mercenaria mercenaria strain notata chromosome 10, MADL_Memer_1, whole genome shotgun sequence genome contains a region encoding:
- the LOC123559886 gene encoding monocarboxylate transporter 14-like isoform X2, which translates to MGKVLKNDESPESSSVSSEGEDDNTPDGGWGWAVCFGSFLINFILDGTMFSFGVLLIELLDYFGEGKAKTAWIGSSLLGMSMFMGPIVSMLLERYSCRQITIAGTVLSVVGFIISSFSPNVEILIITYGIIGGIGFCMSFVSAIIVVGTYFRRKRAIATGIAMSGSGLGTFAYAYLTNILISKYDWRGTILILGGILLNGIVCGALFRPLPRPKLQHSRSEEASSNNSFEAIDVVEIKSLLSKKETPFNYLRTSALPPRLAMSTEFACIHKDRLLAEENKAKTFMSQHDFRNNLKPDSNQMSRKDIFYSGSLARLPHHCSSTTDSSHEDVASSSVGEVYDMERTRVRMVIDVLKRNFALFSNKVFVLLLLTNVCWTVQSVPLTYIPDLAISKGLPSAQAATLISIVGITNIFGRIISGIITDMFRIRSSVTYTVALFTASVVNFLMPWCDGFVALATCGAIFGLCMATVVSMRTIVLADHLGIEQLTQSFGMVAMFQGVAFLTNAPLAGYLYEKFSSYLMPFSFAGGMYFLSGIFCLALLCVDHGKSRRDEEIIIKIEKVPED; encoded by the exons ATGGGAAAAGTTCTCAAGAATGACGAGAGCCCGGAAAGTAGTTCTGTGAGTTCTGAGGGTGAGGATGACAACACCCCAGATGGTGGATGGGGCTGGGCAGTTTGCTTCGGCTCCTTTCTAATAAACTTTATACTTGACGGTACCATGTTCTCATTTGGTGTGCTACTGATCGAATTGCTGGACTATTTTGGAGAAGGGAAAGCGAAAACAGCATGGATAGGATCGTCTCTGTTAGGAATGAGCATGTTTATGG GACCAATAGTGAGCATGCTACTAGAGCGGTATAGTTGTCGCCAGATCACTATAGCTGGAACAGTATTATCTGTCGTCGGATTCATAATCAGCTCATTTTCTCCAAACGTGGAAATCCTCATAATTACCTATGGTATCATCGGAG GTATTGGTTTCTGCATGTCTTTCGTCTCCGCCATCATTGTTGTTGGAACGTACTTTAGACGCAAGAGGGCGATAGCGACAGGCATAGCCATGAGTGGGAGTGGCTTAGGAACATTTGCATATGCATATCTAACAAACATTCTTATCTCTAAATATGATTGGAGGGGAACGATACTGATACTCGGCGGTATACTGCTTAACGGTATTGTTTGCGGGGCCTTATTTCGCCCTCTTCCGAGACCTAAACTTCAACATTCTAGATCTGAGGAAGCTTCATCTAATAATTCATTTGAAGCAATAGACGTAGTAGAAATCAAGTCACTCCTTTCAAAAAAAGAAACTCCATTTAATTACTTGCGGACTAGCGCTTTGCCTCCTCGACTTGCTATGAGCACGGAGTTTGCGTGTATTCACAAAGATAGACTTCTTGCAGAAGAGAACAAAGCAAAGACATTTATGAGTCAACATGACTTTAGAAATAATTTGAAGCCAGATTCAAATCAAATGTCCAGAAAAGATATTTTCTACAGTGGTTCGTTAGCACGATTACCACACCACTGTAGTTCAACGACAGACTCATCACACGAAGATGTTGCGAGTAGCTCAGTGGGAGAGGTGTACGACATGGAGAGGACTCGAGTCCGCATGGTTATAGACGTCCTGAAGAGAAACTTTGCCTTGTTTAGTAACAAAGTGTTCGTCTTGCTGCTATTGACAAATGTTTGTTGGACAG TACAATCAGTTCCGTTGACCTACATACCAGATCTTGCCATCTCTAAGGGTCTACCAAGCGCCCAAGCTGCAACTCTAATCTCAATCGTTGGTATTACAAACATATTTGGTCGAATTATTTCTGGGATAATCACCGATATGTTCCGAATCCGAAGTTCTGTGACGTATACAGTTGCATTGTTTACAGCGTCCGTTGTGAACTTTCTGATGCCTTGGTGTGATGGATTTGTCGCCCTTGCTACATGTGGCGCTATATTTGGCTTGTGCATGG CCACGGTAGTGTCAATGAGAACAATTGTGTTGGCAGACCATCTCGGCATTGAACAACTGACCCAGAGTTTTGGAATGGTAGCTATGTTTCAAGGTGTTGCCTTTCTCACAAACGCTCCATTAGcag GTTACCTGTATGAGAAGTTCAGTTCTTACTTGATGCCATTCAGCTTCGCTGGTGGGATGTATTTCCTGTCCGGCATCTTCTGCTTAGCGTTACTCTGCGTTGATCATGGTAAAAGCAGACGAGATGAAGAAATCatcattaaaatagaaaaagtgccGGAAGATTAA
- the LOC123559886 gene encoding monocarboxylate transporter 14-like isoform X1: protein MSAYSTKAACCVCIQDNGSNCDGIPECICEQLGEQQRKVKHVWRKIQEMGKVLKNDESPESSSVSSEGEDDNTPDGGWGWAVCFGSFLINFILDGTMFSFGVLLIELLDYFGEGKAKTAWIGSSLLGMSMFMGPIVSMLLERYSCRQITIAGTVLSVVGFIISSFSPNVEILIITYGIIGGIGFCMSFVSAIIVVGTYFRRKRAIATGIAMSGSGLGTFAYAYLTNILISKYDWRGTILILGGILLNGIVCGALFRPLPRPKLQHSRSEEASSNNSFEAIDVVEIKSLLSKKETPFNYLRTSALPPRLAMSTEFACIHKDRLLAEENKAKTFMSQHDFRNNLKPDSNQMSRKDIFYSGSLARLPHHCSSTTDSSHEDVASSSVGEVYDMERTRVRMVIDVLKRNFALFSNKVFVLLLLTNVCWTVQSVPLTYIPDLAISKGLPSAQAATLISIVGITNIFGRIISGIITDMFRIRSSVTYTVALFTASVVNFLMPWCDGFVALATCGAIFGLCMATVVSMRTIVLADHLGIEQLTQSFGMVAMFQGVAFLTNAPLAGYLYEKFSSYLMPFSFAGGMYFLSGIFCLALLCVDHGKSRRDEEIIIKIEKVPED from the exons AATGTATCTGTGAGCAGTTAGGAGAACAGCAGCGGAAAGTTAAACACGTGTGGAGAAAAATACAGGAAATGGGAAAAGTTCTCAAGAATGACGAGAGCCCGGAAAGTAGTTCTGTGAGTTCTGAGGGTGAGGATGACAACACCCCAGATGGTGGATGGGGCTGGGCAGTTTGCTTCGGCTCCTTTCTAATAAACTTTATACTTGACGGTACCATGTTCTCATTTGGTGTGCTACTGATCGAATTGCTGGACTATTTTGGAGAAGGGAAAGCGAAAACAGCATGGATAGGATCGTCTCTGTTAGGAATGAGCATGTTTATGG GACCAATAGTGAGCATGCTACTAGAGCGGTATAGTTGTCGCCAGATCACTATAGCTGGAACAGTATTATCTGTCGTCGGATTCATAATCAGCTCATTTTCTCCAAACGTGGAAATCCTCATAATTACCTATGGTATCATCGGAG GTATTGGTTTCTGCATGTCTTTCGTCTCCGCCATCATTGTTGTTGGAACGTACTTTAGACGCAAGAGGGCGATAGCGACAGGCATAGCCATGAGTGGGAGTGGCTTAGGAACATTTGCATATGCATATCTAACAAACATTCTTATCTCTAAATATGATTGGAGGGGAACGATACTGATACTCGGCGGTATACTGCTTAACGGTATTGTTTGCGGGGCCTTATTTCGCCCTCTTCCGAGACCTAAACTTCAACATTCTAGATCTGAGGAAGCTTCATCTAATAATTCATTTGAAGCAATAGACGTAGTAGAAATCAAGTCACTCCTTTCAAAAAAAGAAACTCCATTTAATTACTTGCGGACTAGCGCTTTGCCTCCTCGACTTGCTATGAGCACGGAGTTTGCGTGTATTCACAAAGATAGACTTCTTGCAGAAGAGAACAAAGCAAAGACATTTATGAGTCAACATGACTTTAGAAATAATTTGAAGCCAGATTCAAATCAAATGTCCAGAAAAGATATTTTCTACAGTGGTTCGTTAGCACGATTACCACACCACTGTAGTTCAACGACAGACTCATCACACGAAGATGTTGCGAGTAGCTCAGTGGGAGAGGTGTACGACATGGAGAGGACTCGAGTCCGCATGGTTATAGACGTCCTGAAGAGAAACTTTGCCTTGTTTAGTAACAAAGTGTTCGTCTTGCTGCTATTGACAAATGTTTGTTGGACAG TACAATCAGTTCCGTTGACCTACATACCAGATCTTGCCATCTCTAAGGGTCTACCAAGCGCCCAAGCTGCAACTCTAATCTCAATCGTTGGTATTACAAACATATTTGGTCGAATTATTTCTGGGATAATCACCGATATGTTCCGAATCCGAAGTTCTGTGACGTATACAGTTGCATTGTTTACAGCGTCCGTTGTGAACTTTCTGATGCCTTGGTGTGATGGATTTGTCGCCCTTGCTACATGTGGCGCTATATTTGGCTTGTGCATGG CCACGGTAGTGTCAATGAGAACAATTGTGTTGGCAGACCATCTCGGCATTGAACAACTGACCCAGAGTTTTGGAATGGTAGCTATGTTTCAAGGTGTTGCCTTTCTCACAAACGCTCCATTAGcag GTTACCTGTATGAGAAGTTCAGTTCTTACTTGATGCCATTCAGCTTCGCTGGTGGGATGTATTTCCTGTCCGGCATCTTCTGCTTAGCGTTACTCTGCGTTGATCATGGTAAAAGCAGACGAGATGAAGAAATCatcattaaaatagaaaaagtgccGGAAGATTAA